One segment of Pseudomonas sp. FP2196 DNA contains the following:
- a CDS encoding TatD family hydrolase, with protein MQLIDIGVNLTNPSFADKHQAVLDRAYAAGVCQLVLTGTSVEGSEQALELCQQLDESGKRLFATAGIHPHSASDWNADSARRLRSLLNESNVVAVGECGLDFNRDFSPRPQQEKVLEEHLALAVELQLPVFLHERDASQRLLEILKDFRDQLPAAVVHCFTGEQKALFSYLDLDLHIGITGWICDERRGTHLHPLVKEIKRGRLMLESDAPYLLPRTLRPKPKNGRNEPAYLTEVLREVALHRGETEEDLAAHTTACARAFFNLPVFS; from the coding sequence ATGCAACTCATCGATATCGGCGTCAACCTGACCAACCCAAGTTTCGCCGACAAACACCAAGCCGTACTCGATCGCGCCTACGCAGCCGGGGTCTGCCAACTGGTGCTGACCGGCACCAGCGTCGAGGGCAGCGAACAGGCGCTTGAGCTGTGCCAGCAACTGGATGAGAGCGGGAAAAGGCTGTTCGCCACCGCCGGGATTCACCCGCATTCGGCCAGTGACTGGAATGCTGACAGCGCCAGGCGTCTGCGCAGTTTGCTGAACGAATCCAACGTGGTGGCGGTGGGTGAATGCGGGCTGGATTTCAACCGAGATTTCTCGCCGCGGCCGCAGCAGGAAAAAGTCCTCGAAGAACATCTGGCGCTGGCCGTTGAATTGCAATTACCGGTATTTCTGCATGAGCGCGATGCCAGTCAGCGCTTGCTGGAAATTCTGAAAGACTTCCGTGATCAATTGCCTGCTGCCGTGGTGCATTGCTTTACCGGCGAGCAAAAGGCGTTGTTCAGTTACCTCGATCTGGATCTGCACATCGGCATTACCGGCTGGATCTGCGACGAGCGCCGGGGCACCCATTTGCATCCGCTGGTCAAAGAGATCAAACGCGGACGGCTGATGCTGGAAAGCGATGCGCCCTATCTGCTGCCACGCACCTTGCGACCGAAGCCGAAAAACGGGCGCAATGAACCGGCGTATCTGACTGAAGTGCTGCGTGAGGTGGCGCTACATCGAGGTGAAACCGAGGAAGACCTGGCGGCGCATACCACCGCGTGTGCCCGGGCCTTTTTTAACCTGCCGGTTTTTTCCTGA
- a CDS encoding methyl-accepting chemotaxis protein — MGAWLSNISLKYKFWAVNAVAFVTTLLLVLYAVQLEQQARSHAAQASAQAQAQLLKVWPAGQALPKADQVLTFKRGEAPRLNDQPLLEITGSNGWNEINHLPLFGDNPLLGAEVFSRADGQQVAVIAYGPSLTQVFGERFANYAAAVLILMLAMLGASQLLIRFLLSQLNTLKDVMLHVEKSGDLSARVPLAGKDEVGQMANAFNAMQAGYQRVVTTVANTARQLDVGAARLASSMNEVRHGMLGQQSETDQAATAINEMTATVYHIAQHAGATRDLSQTADGLAGSGQQVVARVQHSIAGLSSGVQQTAEMIQRLAEDSQKINSVVSVIHSIAEQTNLLALNAAIEAARAGEMGRGFAVVADEVRNLAKRVQTSTDEITTMVSALQAGTRDAVDFMQESSFKADDCVQQAQEAGEALAEITGAVAQMRESNTQIAVAAEQQSQVAEEMNRAVVSIRDVTENTVQQTVDSATTSNELATLAGELSKAIGQLKL; from the coding sequence ATGGGTGCCTGGCTTAGCAATATCTCGCTGAAATACAAATTCTGGGCGGTCAATGCGGTCGCCTTCGTCACCACCCTGCTGCTGGTGTTGTACGCCGTGCAACTCGAACAGCAGGCTCGCAGCCACGCCGCACAAGCCTCGGCGCAAGCCCAGGCGCAACTGCTCAAGGTTTGGCCGGCCGGGCAGGCGCTGCCCAAGGCTGATCAGGTGCTGACGTTTAAACGCGGCGAAGCCCCACGTCTCAATGACCAACCACTGCTGGAGATCACCGGCAGCAACGGCTGGAACGAGATCAATCACCTGCCGCTGTTCGGCGATAACCCGCTGTTGGGCGCCGAAGTGTTCAGCCGTGCCGACGGCCAACAAGTCGCGGTCATCGCTTATGGACCAAGCCTGACGCAAGTGTTCGGCGAGCGTTTTGCCAATTACGCGGCGGCGGTGCTCATCCTGATGCTGGCGATGCTCGGCGCTTCACAACTGCTGATCCGCTTCCTGCTCAGCCAGCTAAACACGCTGAAAGACGTGATGTTGCACGTCGAGAAGAGCGGCGACCTCTCCGCCCGTGTCCCGCTGGCCGGCAAGGATGAGGTCGGGCAGATGGCCAATGCGTTCAACGCCATGCAGGCAGGCTATCAACGCGTGGTCACCACCGTCGCCAACACCGCGCGGCAACTGGATGTCGGTGCGGCGCGGCTGGCCTCGAGCATGAACGAAGTGCGTCACGGCATGCTCGGCCAGCAAAGCGAAACCGATCAGGCCGCCACAGCGATCAACGAAATGACCGCCACGGTTTACCACATCGCCCAACACGCCGGCGCCACCCGCGACCTCTCACAGACCGCCGACGGCTTGGCCGGCAGTGGCCAGCAAGTGGTGGCGCGCGTGCAGCATTCGATTGCCGGGCTGTCCAGCGGCGTGCAGCAGACGGCCGAGATGATTCAACGGCTGGCCGAGGACAGTCAGAAGATCAACAGCGTGGTCAGCGTGATTCACAGCATCGCCGAGCAGACCAATCTGCTGGCGCTCAACGCCGCCATTGAAGCCGCCCGGGCCGGTGAGATGGGCCGTGGTTTTGCAGTGGTTGCCGATGAAGTACGCAACCTGGCGAAGCGAGTGCAGACCTCGACCGATGAGATCACCACCATGGTCTCGGCGCTGCAGGCCGGCACGCGCGATGCGGTGGATTTCATGCAGGAGAGTTCGTTCAAGGCCGACGACTGCGTGCAGCAGGCGCAGGAGGCCGGCGAGGCGTTGGCGGAGATTACCGGGGCGGTGGCGCAGATGCGTGAGAGCAACACGCAGATTGCCGTGGCGGCTGAACAACAGAGTCAGGTCGCCGAAGAGATGAATCGGGCGGTGGTGAGCATTCGTGATGTGACCGAGAACACCGTGCAGCAGACGGTGGATTCGGCGACCACCAGTAATGAGTTGGCGACGCTGGCTGGCGAGTTGAGCAAGGCGATAGGTCAATTGAAACTCTGA
- a CDS encoding Mpo1-like protein: MGKRHPNLPAWQWRAYPNNHKHPTNLVLHLIAVPLFIVAFLLIVSGVFSLSLASVAIGVIGIVAALGLQRHGHRLEAQASEPFSDRKDAVSRLLVEQFLTFPRFFLSGGWWRAWVERHRRH, encoded by the coding sequence ATGGGTAAACGTCATCCCAACCTTCCCGCGTGGCAATGGCGCGCGTACCCGAACAACCACAAGCATCCGACCAATCTGGTGCTGCACCTGATTGCCGTGCCGTTGTTTATCGTCGCGTTTCTGCTGATCGTTTCCGGGGTGTTCAGCTTGAGCCTGGCCAGTGTGGCCATCGGTGTGATCGGTATCGTCGCGGCGCTGGGTTTGCAGCGCCACGGTCACCGCTTGGAGGCGCAAGCCTCCGAGCCGTTCAGTGATCGCAAAGATGCCGTGTCACGCCTGCTGGTCGAGCAGTTTCTGACCTTTCCGCGTTTCTTCCTCAGCGGCGGTTGGTGGCGCGCCTGGGTTGAGCGCCACCGTCGACACTGA
- a CDS encoding acyl-CoA thioesterase II, protein MRFCDLLDAVRRQPELTIPAEWAQGRASFGGLVAALQYEAMRARVPAERPVRSLAITFVGPVEPEVPVSFEVDVLREGKAVSQVLGRAMQNGQVVTLVQGSFGASRASEVVVPALPAPQMKPWDDCQELPYIKGVTPEFMRHLAMRWSVGGLPFTGNTSRDMGGWVRLRGDVKEEPVTESHILALVDAWPPSLLPHLKKVAAGSTLTWTIEFVQPLRDVSTLDWCKYQVETEYAVDGYGHAAAKLWNAEGELIAMSRQTVTIFA, encoded by the coding sequence ATGCGCTTTTGCGATTTGCTCGATGCCGTCCGCCGCCAACCTGAGCTGACCATTCCCGCCGAATGGGCGCAGGGCCGCGCCAGTTTCGGTGGCCTGGTGGCTGCGCTGCAATACGAAGCCATGCGCGCCAGGGTGCCGGCGGAGCGCCCGGTGCGTTCGCTGGCGATCACCTTTGTCGGCCCGGTCGAGCCAGAAGTGCCGGTGAGTTTCGAGGTCGATGTGCTGCGTGAAGGCAAAGCCGTCAGCCAAGTGCTTGGCCGGGCCATGCAGAACGGTCAAGTGGTAACGCTGGTGCAAGGTAGTTTTGGCGCCTCACGAGCGTCGGAAGTCGTAGTGCCGGCACTTCCTGCTCCGCAGATGAAGCCTTGGGACGACTGTCAGGAGTTGCCATACATCAAAGGTGTAACACCGGAGTTCATGCGCCATTTGGCGATGCGCTGGAGTGTGGGCGGTCTGCCATTCACGGGCAATACGTCGCGAGACATGGGCGGTTGGGTGCGTTTGCGGGGAGATGTGAAGGAGGAGCCTGTCACTGAGTCGCACATTCTGGCGCTGGTGGATGCCTGGCCGCCGTCACTGTTGCCACACCTGAAGAAAGTGGCAGCGGGCAGTACGCTGACCTGGACTATCGAATTCGTTCAGCCGTTGCGCGATGTGAGTACGTTGGATTGGTGCAAATATCAGGTTGAAACCGAGTACGCCGTCGACGGCTACGGTCATGCTGCCGCCAAGCTTTGGAACGCTGAAGGGGAACTGATCGCGATGAGTCGCCAGACCGTCACGATCTTTGCCTGA
- a CDS encoding CHAD domain-containing protein produces MSALVDRLVAHILSLEVRLLACQARMTARTDPEALHDLRTTVRRLRSLLRPLRGLPGVEQLEGAASAVGQVTTPWRDREVLAAYLLEHDHPVAAQKRMAQMAEAYPALAASHEVASLLMILDAFPRFLRASQRQGLLKGLDKRIEKRLGKQWQKLDEALHDPAHDRHRLRLLIKRVRYGIEAYPELDGLPKPALERLKSAQGALGDWHDCWQWLAKAEQEADLQPCVATWQATMIKAEVKADRVLEKLSSTCFK; encoded by the coding sequence ATGTCTGCTTTGGTTGACCGGTTGGTGGCTCACATCCTGAGCCTGGAAGTGCGGCTGCTGGCCTGTCAGGCGCGAATGACAGCGCGCACCGATCCCGAGGCGCTGCATGATCTGCGCACCACGGTGCGGCGGCTGCGCAGTCTGTTGCGGCCGTTGCGTGGTTTGCCGGGTGTCGAGCAACTGGAAGGCGCGGCGTCGGCGGTCGGCCAGGTGACCACGCCGTGGCGTGATCGCGAAGTGCTGGCGGCGTACCTGCTCGAACACGATCACCCCGTTGCTGCGCAAAAACGCATGGCGCAAATGGCCGAAGCCTATCCGGCGCTGGCGGCGAGTCATGAAGTGGCCTCGCTGCTGATGATCCTTGACGCTTTCCCGCGGTTCCTGCGCGCGTCCCAGCGTCAGGGTTTGCTCAAAGGACTGGATAAGCGCATCGAAAAACGCCTCGGCAAGCAGTGGCAGAAACTCGATGAGGCACTGCACGATCCGGCCCACGACCGGCATCGCCTGCGCCTGCTGATCAAGCGTGTGCGTTACGGCATCGAAGCCTATCCCGAACTGGATGGCTTACCGAAGCCGGCGCTGGAGCGCTTGAAGTCGGCACAAGGTGCGTTGGGCGATTGGCACGACTGCTGGCAGTGGCTGGCCAAAGCCGAGCAGGAAGCGGATCTGCAGCCGTGTGTCGCGACGTGGCAGGCGACCATGATCAAGGCTGAAGTCAAAGCGGATCGGGTCCTGGAAAAGCTCAGTTCCACCTGCTTCAAATAA
- a CDS encoding patatin-like phospholipase family protein: MKKRVALVLGSGGARGYAHIGVIEEIERRGYDIACIAGCSMGAVVGGIYAAGKLDEYKNWIERLDYLDVLRLVDVSFRLGAIRGEKVFGQIRKIVGEINIEDLRIPYTAVAADLTNQQEIWFQEGCLHQAMRASAAIPSLFTPVMQGNRMLVDGGILNPLPIVPVVSSHCDLIIAVNLNSTNQRHYKLPVIQRPPAFRSRFDSLINSLGSKMPFRRKQAEQLLRLEQEALRAEAADINPWLEGVEPEAQQPAAAPEREGAPKSATGSFIIDNVGPASLLDLINQSFEVMQTSLAQYKIAGYPPDILINVPKRVCRFFEFYKAPELIALGREIARDTFDRYESEQNRES, translated from the coding sequence ATGAAAAAGCGTGTCGCATTGGTGCTGGGCTCCGGAGGCGCCCGGGGCTATGCCCATATCGGGGTCATTGAAGAGATCGAACGCCGCGGTTACGACATCGCCTGTATTGCCGGTTGTTCGATGGGCGCGGTAGTCGGCGGAATCTACGCTGCCGGCAAACTCGACGAGTACAAGAACTGGATCGAAAGGCTGGATTACCTCGACGTGTTGCGGCTGGTGGACGTGAGCTTTCGCCTCGGCGCGATTCGCGGCGAGAAGGTCTTCGGCCAGATCCGCAAGATCGTCGGCGAGATCAACATCGAAGACCTGCGCATTCCTTATACCGCCGTCGCCGCTGACCTCACCAACCAACAGGAAATCTGGTTTCAGGAAGGCTGCCTGCATCAAGCCATGCGCGCCTCGGCGGCGATTCCCAGCCTCTTCACCCCAGTGATGCAAGGCAACCGGATGTTGGTCGACGGTGGCATTCTCAATCCGCTGCCGATCGTGCCGGTGGTGTCCAGCCATTGCGATCTGATCATCGCGGTCAATCTCAACTCGACCAACCAGCGGCATTACAAATTGCCGGTGATCCAGCGCCCGCCAGCCTTTCGTTCGCGGTTCGACAGCCTGATCAACTCGCTGGGCTCGAAGATGCCGTTCCGCCGTAAACAAGCCGAACAATTGCTGCGACTGGAGCAGGAAGCATTGCGCGCCGAAGCCGCGGACATCAACCCGTGGCTGGAAGGCGTCGAGCCCGAAGCCCAACAACCCGCCGCTGCGCCCGAGCGCGAAGGCGCACCGAAATCCGCCACCGGTTCGTTCATCATCGACAACGTCGGACCGGCGTCATTGCTGGACTTGATCAACCAGAGTTTCGAGGTGATGCAAACCTCCCTAGCACAGTACAAGATCGCCGGGTACCCGCCGGATATCCTGATCAACGTGCCGAAACGGGTGTGCCGTTTTTTCGAGTTTTACAAGGCGCCGGAATTGATCGCGCTGGGGCGGGAAATTGCTCGGGATACATTCGATCGGTATGAGAGCGAGCAGAACAGAGAGTCCTGA
- a CDS encoding response regulator — protein sequence MSQTATILVIDDEPQIRKFLRISLASQGYKVLEAGTGAEGLAQAALNKPDLLVLDLGLPDMDGQQVLREFREWATAPVLVLSVRASEGQKVQALDGGANDYVTKPFGIQEFLARVRALLRQAPAGEAQQAALNFGPLTVDLAYRRVLLDGVEVALTRKEYAVLAQLARHPGRVITQQQLLKDIWGPTHTEDSHYLRIVVGHLRQKLADDPTRPRFIVTEAGVGYRLISDNNL from the coding sequence ATGAGCCAGACCGCGACCATTTTGGTCATCGATGACGAACCGCAGATCCGTAAATTCCTGCGCATCAGCCTCGCTTCACAAGGCTACAAAGTGCTGGAGGCGGGCACGGGGGCCGAAGGCTTGGCGCAGGCGGCACTGAACAAACCGGATTTGCTGGTGCTCGACCTCGGCCTGCCGGACATGGACGGTCAGCAAGTGCTGCGCGAGTTTCGTGAGTGGGCCACTGCACCGGTACTGGTGCTGTCGGTGCGGGCCAGTGAAGGGCAGAAAGTCCAGGCGCTGGATGGCGGCGCCAATGACTACGTGACCAAGCCATTCGGCATTCAGGAGTTTCTCGCCCGGGTGCGCGCGCTGCTGCGTCAGGCACCGGCGGGAGAGGCGCAGCAGGCGGCGCTGAATTTTGGCCCGTTGACCGTGGATCTGGCTTATCGGCGCGTGCTGCTCGATGGCGTCGAAGTGGCCCTCACGCGCAAGGAATACGCGGTGCTGGCGCAACTGGCGCGGCATCCGGGGCGAGTGATCACCCAGCAGCAATTGCTCAAGGATATATGGGGGCCAACCCATACCGAGGACAGTCATTATTTGCGGATCGTGGTCGGGCATTTACGGCAGAAACTGGCGGATGATCCGACCCGGCCGCGGTTTATCGTGACTGAGGCGGGGGTTGGGTATCGGTTGATTAGCGACAACAACCTTTGA
- a CDS encoding sensor histidine kinase KdpD, with amino-acid sequence MSDSGRADALLADLPRDGRGRLKVFLGAAPGVGKTYAMLQAAHTQLRQGVKVIAGVVETHGRAETEALLGGLPQQPLVRSEYRGVLLEEMDLDGILAAKPKLVLVDELAHSNAPGSRHAKRWQDIQELLAAGIDVFTTVNVQHLESLNDQVRGITGVQVRETLPDWVLQEAYELLLIDLPPRELLERLREGKVYVPEQARAAIDAFFTQTNLTALRELAMQTAAAQVDNDLAQGYRQLGQAAPAVRGRLLVGVDGDAQAERLVRHASRVAQRRHLPWSLVHVDNGTVRDEQSRLRLQSAQQLAERLGGEVVLLRAGEVAKTLVQHAAERRASLVLVGQSRPRLRRRLFGGGLAARLLRQAHGLEINVLDSDQEQHQPRQRSAPTLVWFDYALALVATVLATALAWAVSSVLPLPNISLVFLAAVLLVAVRSSLGPALACAALSFLTYDFLFIPPNFSFSIQREEDVLTLLFFLLMAALTGNLAARQRRQLQALRDTQEETTELLDLSRKLTAATDRQAVVSAAAQHLNGWSDLQLCLLNRDGQGGWKVETGGPLEFTESERAAADWAWQHDQPAGMGTGTLPFGRWWWWPLSVEDGPLALLGVCAKEGQTLSGQRRRLLTALSQPLAQALARAQLADDLEAARLHGETEQLRSALLASVSHDLRTPLTSMRGSIDSLLALGEAIPLEDRRELLEGTRDEAERLDRYIQNLLDMTRLGHGALKLARDWVSPADIVGSSLNRLRAVLAPLQVSTDVPAELPLLYVHAALIEQALVNVLENAARFSPTHGRLQLSAGASDQEIFFSVSDEGPGIPEDERAKIFDMFYTAARGDRGGQGTGLGLAICQGMVGAHGGRISVADGIDGRGTCITLHLPLQAQPGMDDEA; translated from the coding sequence ATGAGCGATTCCGGCCGCGCCGACGCGCTGTTAGCAGACCTGCCCCGCGACGGCCGTGGCCGGCTCAAGGTTTTCCTCGGTGCCGCGCCCGGCGTCGGCAAAACCTACGCCATGCTCCAGGCCGCCCATACCCAACTGCGCCAAGGCGTGAAAGTCATTGCTGGCGTCGTCGAAACTCACGGCCGTGCCGAGACCGAAGCGCTGCTCGGCGGCCTGCCACAGCAGCCGCTGGTACGCTCGGAATACCGTGGCGTACTGCTCGAAGAAATGGACCTGGACGGCATCCTTGCGGCCAAGCCAAAACTGGTGCTGGTCGATGAACTGGCCCACAGCAACGCCCCCGGCAGCCGCCACGCCAAACGCTGGCAAGACATTCAGGAACTGCTCGCCGCCGGCATCGACGTGTTCACCACGGTCAACGTCCAGCATCTGGAAAGCCTCAACGATCAAGTGCGCGGCATTACCGGCGTGCAAGTACGCGAAACCCTGCCGGACTGGGTACTGCAAGAAGCTTACGAACTGCTGCTGATCGACCTGCCGCCGCGAGAATTGCTCGAGCGTCTGCGCGAAGGCAAGGTCTACGTGCCGGAGCAGGCACGCGCCGCCATCGATGCATTTTTCACCCAGACCAACCTCACCGCACTGCGCGAACTGGCGATGCAAACCGCAGCGGCGCAGGTCGATAACGATCTCGCCCAAGGCTATCGCCAACTCGGTCAAGCGGCCCCGGCCGTGCGTGGGCGTTTGCTGGTCGGGGTTGATGGCGATGCGCAGGCCGAGCGCCTGGTGCGCCACGCCAGTCGGGTTGCTCAGCGTCGGCATCTGCCCTGGAGTCTGGTGCACGTCGACAACGGCACGGTGCGCGACGAGCAATCGCGTCTGCGCCTGCAAAGCGCCCAGCAACTGGCCGAACGCCTTGGCGGCGAAGTGGTGTTGCTGCGCGCCGGAGAGGTGGCTAAAACCCTGGTCCAGCATGCCGCCGAACGTCGCGCGAGTCTGGTGCTGGTCGGCCAGTCCCGGCCGCGTCTGCGTCGTCGCCTTTTCGGCGGCGGTCTGGCCGCGCGGTTGTTGCGTCAGGCTCATGGCCTGGAAATCAACGTCCTCGACAGCGATCAAGAGCAGCATCAGCCGCGCCAACGATCAGCGCCGACACTGGTGTGGTTCGACTATGCGCTGGCGCTGGTCGCCACGGTGTTGGCCACTGCTTTGGCGTGGGCGGTGTCGAGTGTGTTGCCGCTGCCGAACATCTCGCTGGTGTTCCTCGCGGCGGTGTTGCTGGTGGCGGTGCGCAGCAGCCTCGGCCCGGCGCTGGCTTGTGCCGCGTTGTCGTTTCTGACCTACGACTTTCTGTTCATCCCGCCGAATTTCTCGTTCAGCATCCAGCGTGAAGAAGACGTGCTGACCTTGCTGTTCTTCCTGCTGATGGCGGCGCTCACCGGTAACCTCGCGGCGCGTCAGCGTCGGCAGTTGCAGGCGTTGCGCGACACCCAGGAAGAGACCACCGAGCTGCTCGATCTGTCGCGCAAACTCACTGCCGCCACCGACCGCCAAGCCGTAGTCAGCGCCGCTGCGCAACACCTCAACGGGTGGAGCGATCTGCAACTGTGCCTGCTCAACCGGGACGGGCAGGGCGGCTGGAAAGTCGAAACCGGCGGGCCGCTGGAATTTACCGAATCCGAACGTGCTGCCGCCGACTGGGCATGGCAGCACGATCAACCGGCGGGCATGGGCACCGGCACCTTGCCGTTCGGGCGTTGGTGGTGGTGGCCGCTGTCGGTTGAGGACGGGCCGTTGGCCTTGCTCGGGGTCTGCGCCAAAGAAGGTCAGACGTTGAGCGGCCAGCGCCGTCGCTTGCTCACGGCGTTGAGTCAGCCGTTGGCGCAAGCACTGGCCCGCGCGCAACTGGCAGATGACCTGGAAGCGGCGCGCCTGCACGGCGAAACCGAGCAATTGCGCAGCGCCTTGCTGGCCTCGGTATCCCATGATTTGCGTACGCCGCTGACGTCGATGCGCGGCAGCATCGACAGCCTGTTGGCCTTGGGCGAAGCCATCCCGCTGGAGGATCGCCGCGAACTGCTCGAAGGCACCCGCGATGAAGCCGAGCGCCTCGACCGCTACATCCAGAACCTGCTCGACATGACTCGCCTCGGCCACGGCGCGCTGAAGCTGGCGCGAGACTGGGTTTCGCCAGCCGACATCGTTGGCAGTTCGCTCAATCGCCTGCGCGCGGTGTTGGCGCCGTTGCAGGTCAGCACCGATGTGCCGGCCGAATTGCCCTTGCTGTATGTGCATGCGGCGTTGATCGAACAGGCGCTGGTCAACGTGCTGGAAAACGCTGCACGCTTCTCGCCGACCCATGGTCGTCTACAACTGAGCGCGGGGGCGAGTGACCAAGAGATTTTCTTCTCGGTCAGCGATGAAGGCCCCGGGATTCCGGAAGACGAGCGGGCGAAGATTTTCGACATGTTCTACACCGCTGCACGGGGCGATCGCGGCGGGCAGGGCACCGGCCTCGGGCTGGCGATCTGTCAGGGCATGGTCGGCGCTCACGGTGGGCGAATCAGCGTCGCCGACGGCATCGACGGACGCGGAACCTGCATCACCCTGCACTTGCCGTTGCAGGCGCAACCGGGGATGGACGATGAAGCCTGA
- the kdpC gene encoding potassium-transporting ATPase subunit KdpC, which yields MSTMIRPALSLLVLMTLVTGVAYPLVVTGVAQVAFPAQANGSLVQDAAGKVRGSTLIAQDFVGDAWFHPRPSAGAFATVSSSASNLAPSNPALATRVIDEANKLQVPGQGPVPLALLTTSGSGLDPHLPPAAIAYQLARVAAARNLPVSTVQQLIDAHIEQPLVGPPVVNVLELNMALEKL from the coding sequence ATGTCCACAATGATACGTCCGGCCCTGAGCCTGCTGGTGCTGATGACCCTGGTCACCGGCGTTGCCTACCCACTGGTCGTCACTGGCGTCGCCCAAGTCGCGTTCCCCGCGCAGGCCAACGGCAGCCTGGTCCAGGACGCCGCCGGCAAAGTCCGCGGCTCAACCCTGATCGCACAGGATTTCGTCGGCGATGCGTGGTTCCATCCACGCCCATCGGCCGGTGCGTTTGCTACGGTTTCCAGCAGCGCGAGCAACCTGGCGCCAAGCAACCCGGCACTGGCCACTCGAGTGATCGACGAAGCCAACAAGCTGCAAGTTCCTGGGCAAGGCCCGGTGCCGTTGGCATTGCTGACCACCTCCGGCAGCGGCCTCGATCCGCACTTGCCACCGGCGGCAATTGCCTATCAACTGGCGCGTGTTGCGGCCGCTCGCAACTTGCCGGTGTCGACCGTGCAGCAGTTGATTGATGCCCATATCGAACAGCCGCTGGTAGGGCCGCCAGTGGTGAATGTGCTGGAGCTGAACATGGCACTGGAAAAGCTGTAG